In Bacillus weihaiensis, the genomic stretch TTTATATCGACTTGAATACAGACGGTAATGCTTCATCTTATTAATCCATTCTTTTTGCTGCTGTTTAGTAAAGCTTGAACTAGTAAACAAGTCAAAGATCAGAGCATTTTGAAGGGGAATCTTTTTTACATTTGTTACGACGGATCGGTTTGTAAATGGAATGATATGCTGAAGTAAGATAAAGGCTTTTTGCGTAGAACAATACGAAATGATGCTTGGGGCTAAAGTTGATTCGTGGTACCTTGCACAGGCCCAATGAGAAGCGGTAAGGGTAAAGGATGCAGCATTGATCCTTTTGATGGCCTTTGCCCCAATTATCCATATATCTTCAATATCAGCATTATAAAAGGTTGTCATTCTTTTATTCATTACTTTTCCGTCTATGGCTGCACATTGATATTCAATAGCGTAAGATTTACCACCAACTGAAACAAGAAGATCCGGCCTTTGCTTTAACTCTTTTAAATATGGCTCAAGAAGCACATGTTCTAAGTCCTTTTGACTCTGTAACCATTCATACAAATCAAGCTTTCCAATCCTATGATACTCACTTTCTGCTTCGCTTTTCATCGCAGAACAACCAACTGTTTTTTTATGTGCAAAATGAGACGTGATAATCGTTCCAATTTTAAGATCTAATTCAGTCGTACATGTTGGACAGTAAAAAACGGTTTGCTTACGAAGCTGTTCTAATTTTTGCGACGTCCACTTTCGGTCAGCAAGATTCACTTGCTTCCCATTTTGATCATAAGCTACAAACATCTCCACATCTCCTCTCATTACTGATATCAGTATCGCTTATATAAAAAAGTCTCGCAAAAGTGGAAAATGTGATTTTACTCATACATAATGTATTTTTTACGCCTCACCCTTTGTATGAGGCATTTTAGTAGATCGTATCTGTGCCTATTAAATCAGTAACAAGCTGTTTAGGATTTAAAAACTTGAGCTCTTTTCTAAGAGATTCTTGCCTTTAAAATAAACGAAAACGATTTAAGGTTGAATGGAGCAAAAGTGCGAGACTCCTCCGGAGAATTGGAACAGGTGAGACCCCACAGGCGTTTACACCGAGGAAGCTCACCGCTCTTTAAAATATGCTTGTATAAAAAAAAGTCATACCCAATAGGAAGACCTATGAGTATGACCTCAGTGTTTAAAAGACTATTTTCTTACTATTAGTATTATTCCAGAGAACGCAGTCATCATTCAAACGTAAAACCATGGTAAATAGGAAAGCAACAACATCTATGCGAAAACAGTTTTAAAAATTAAAGCAAAGGAGACATTAACCTTGCTGTAGATTCATAAACCTTTTTGGCAAATGAACGCTTTGCAAACTCCTCGTAAATAATTTCATTTGAATTCTCAATATCATTCATATATTCTGTAACAAGCTTTTGTGTACTTCCTGTACGATATAAAAAAGCATTAACTTCAAAATTTAAATGGAAGCTTCTCATATCCATATTAGCCGTCCCAATCGAAGCTAATTCGTAATCAACAATAATGATTTTACTGTGTAAGAACCCCTTCTCATATTCATACACTTTAGCCCCTGCTTCTAGCAGTTCTGGAAAATAAGAACGGGAAGCATAGTAGACTATTTTCTTATCCGGTCGTTGTGGTACAAGTAATCTTACATCAATGCCACTTAATGCAGCTACCTTTAAAGCTGTTAGGATATCCTCGTCTGGCACAAAATATGGAGAAGCAATCCAAATTGATTCTTTTGCTGAGACAATCATAGAGAAGAAAAGATTTTTAATAACATCCCACTTATTGTCTGGTCCACCAGCAATTAATTGAACCCCACCTGTTTGCTCAGGAGGATGTGATATTTCCATCTTTAGGTATTCCTCAGAAGATAATTTCTGATCCGTCATATAGTACCAATCTTGGATAAAAATCATCTGAAGTGTTCTAACGGCCTCTCCCTTAATAAGAAGGTGTGTATCTCGCCAATAGCCAAAATAGCTGTCTCTTCCTAAGTATTCATCCCCAATATTTAAACCTCCGACAAATCCTACAGCTCCATCTATTACAATTATTTTTCGATGGTTTCGAAAGTTGATCTTATTCGTTAATAACGGAACCTTCACAGGTAGAAACGGTACCATCTCTACCCCAGCATCTCGCAGCTCTTTTATGTACTCTTTTGAAAGCTTCCAACACCCTACCGAATCATATAAAAATCGCACCTGAACACCTATTTTGGCTTTTTCAATGAGTACGTCTTTGATACTGTTCCCAATATCATCGTTTCGAACAATATAATACTCAAGATGAATATAATTCTCCGCTTTTTTTAATTCTTGAATGATATGCTGAAAGGTCTCAAGCCCATCTGTTAATGCCTTTGTATTCGTTGCGAATGAAATCGGGCTATGCCCTAACCGATGCGCCAATTTAAACAGTAGCTGTTGGTGATCTCCCATTAGCTCCATTTTATCCTGATAAGATTGACCGTTTCCTTCAATCTCTAAAAAAGCTTTTTCATCTGTTAAAGCCTTTTTTTCAAACAATCTGCGTTTTTTTATATTTCGACCAAAAAAAAGATAAAAGAAAAATCCAATTAGTGGAAACCCTCCTAATACAACTAACCAGGTAATTGTATGGGAAGGATGTCGATTCTCTAAAAATATGACGATACAGATAAAAATGATGGAGAGGGTAAACAAAACACTAAAAATCCCTACAATACTTTCGCCCCATAGATTCTTGGACATTAATATGAGAGAAGCAATGACAGTGAGGAAAAGCAATAATCGAAATGTATATTTCATGAATTTTCACCTAACTTATTTTTAGACATAATTCCCGTTATACAGGAACCTCAAACCTAACTGGCATGAAAGGTAAAGATGAATTTTATTTCTTCCTTTCATTGAGTGTATCTCCTCTATCACATCTACTTTTCTTCGCTAGATGCTCAACTAATACAGGATAGAAATTCTAGTGTTCCCTAAATTATCGGCTCTTTTACACTAAGTTCATTTTTCCCTTTGCAGGCAGTAAGGGAATCTCAAGGCTTCCACTCAACCACTACCAAAGCCAAAAAAAATACCGATTCACTAAGTAATCGGCTGGATATCAATGATCTATTTACGTAAAGTGTTTTCTCATCACATGTAATGCATTGTCTTTCGCAATTAGGTTCCCATACTCTTCTAGACGATGAATCGTTACACGAGATTCTTGTCCATATTCTAAGATAATACTTAATGCATTCTCTATATCTTCATCACTTGCTTCATCCTGAAACTCGACGAATAAATAATACGTTTGGTCAAGTGAATATAAGTGATTCGTCATTTCCGCTAACAAAGAGTATTTTGATAAAGAAATAATATTCTCTAAATCATTGAACTTAATGACAAATTGAAGCTGCTGCTCCAACTCTTCCACTTGCTCGTCTTTAGAATCAGACGATTTATTAAAATGATGATCTAATATAGATTCTATATTCTCATCTACTGGTAGCTCTTTTAGTTTATCATCAGAGATAGGGAGTTCAAGCTTTTGACCATCCTTTGAAACCTGTGCTTTCGTTACAATGACTTCAAGTCCCTTATCCATTGCTTGCACTTGGATCCATAGTGGGCCTTCAACCATAAACTCTTCTTCTTCG encodes the following:
- a CDS encoding competence protein CoiA, with amino-acid sequence MFVAYDQNGKQVNLADRKWTSQKLEQLRKQTVFYCPTCTTELDLKIGTIITSHFAHKKTVGCSAMKSEAESEYHRIGKLDLYEWLQSQKDLEHVLLEPYLKELKQRPDLLVSVGGKSYAIEYQCAAIDGKVMNKRMTTFYNADIEDIWIIGAKAIKRINAASFTLTASHWACARYHESTLAPSIISYCSTQKAFILLQHIIPFTNRSVVTNVKKIPLQNALIFDLFTSSSFTKQQQKEWINKMKHYRLYSSRYKTKETGHLNQEIYRRNLTSIAYLPSYAFLPLKANYLFTSPVFVWQGWIALYLSELRVHEKFSTQRIYSFLEEKITAGRITSRKVYKINFSHYHAIDSYLITLSRLSVITKIEKNMYSKHRAMYWSQKTEELLEEDVRIIQNYLVYEKEEV
- the cls gene encoding cardiolipin synthase; its protein translation is MKYTFRLLLFLTVIASLILMSKNLWGESIVGIFSVLFTLSIIFICIVIFLENRHPSHTITWLVVLGGFPLIGFFFYLFFGRNIKKRRLFEKKALTDEKAFLEIEGNGQSYQDKMELMGDHQQLLFKLAHRLGHSPISFATNTKALTDGLETFQHIIQELKKAENYIHLEYYIVRNDDIGNSIKDVLIEKAKIGVQVRFLYDSVGCWKLSKEYIKELRDAGVEMVPFLPVKVPLLTNKINFRNHRKIIVIDGAVGFVGGLNIGDEYLGRDSYFGYWRDTHLLIKGEAVRTLQMIFIQDWYYMTDQKLSSEEYLKMEISHPPEQTGGVQLIAGGPDNKWDVIKNLFFSMIVSAKESIWIASPYFVPDEDILTALKVAALSGIDVRLLVPQRPDKKIVYYASRSYFPELLEAGAKVYEYEKGFLHSKIIIVDYELASIGTANMDMRSFHLNFEVNAFLYRTGSTQKLVTEYMNDIENSNEIIYEEFAKRSFAKKVYESTARLMSPLL
- the mecA gene encoding adaptor protein MecA, yielding MEIERINENTVKFYISYMDIEERGFDREEIWYNRDRSEELFWEMMDEVHEEEEFMVEGPLWIQVQAMDKGLEVIVTKAQVSKDGQKLELPISDDKLKELPVDENIESILDHHFNKSSDSKDEQVEELEQQLQFVIKFNDLENIISLSKYSLLAEMTNHLYSLDQTYYLFVEFQDEASDEDIENALSIILEYGQESRVTIHRLEEYGNLIAKDNALHVMRKHFT